A window of Pseudoalteromonas sp. MEBiC 03607 genomic DNA:
ACAGAGTTTAGAGTATCACCAGATGGTCAATACCTAGCGTTTGCAGAGCGTTTTAAAGTATTTGTTACACCATTTGTTGAGCGTGGCAAAACCATTAATATTGGCCCGAAAGATAGCCAATTCCCAATTGAGCAGCTCTCTGTTCGCGCGGGTGAAAACATTAGCTGGAGTGGCACAAGCGATAAACTTTATTGGAGCCTAGGACCAGAGTTATATCATGCAAGCCTAGCGGGTTTATTTGATATTAACCAAAATGCAGAGACTGACTTTAAAGTTAAAAGCGGCGATAACATCGGTTTTACAAAAACCATGGCCGAGCCTAAATCAGTATTTGCGTTAACTGGCGCACGTATTATCACCATGAACGGTGAGCAAGTCATTGAAAACGGCGTTATTGTTACTGATGGTAAGCATATTAAAGCGGTTGGCAGTAAAGACAGTGTTGCTATTCCTAAAGGCGCAGAAGTAATTGATGTAACCGGTAAGACGATTATGCCGGGTATTGTTGATGCGCATGCTCACGGCTCGCAAGGCAGCGATGAGATCATTCCACAGCAAAACTGGAAGAACTTAGCGGGCTTAGCGTTAGGTGTGACAACGATTCATGATCCATCAAACGACACCACTGAGATTTTTGCTGCAAGCGAAATGCAAAAAGCGGGCATGATTGTCGCTCCTCGTATTTTCTCAACGGGTACCATTTTATATGGTGCGAATATGCCAGGTTATACATCGCATATTGATTCGTTAGAAGATGCTAAATTCCACCTTGAGCGTTTAAAGAAAGTAGGGGCGTTTAGTGTTAAATCATATAACCAACCACGTCGTGAACAGCGCCAGCAAGTTATTGAAGCAGGCCGCGAACTTGAAATGATGGTTGTGCCAGAAGGCGGTTCATTACTACAGCACAACTTAACCATGGTAGTTGATGGTCATACGGGTATTGAACACTCAATTCCTGTTGCCAATATTTACGATGATATTCGCCAGCTTTGGTCACAAAGTGATGTAGGTTATACGCCGACACTGGGTGTAGCATACGGTGGTATTTGGGGGGAAAATTATTGGTACGATAAGACCGATGTGTGGAATCACCCGCGCTTAAGTAAGTTTGTACCAAAGAATCAGCTTTTACCTCGCTCAATGCGCCGTGTTAAGGCTCCCGATCATCACTATAACCACTTTAACAATGCCCGTGTTGCAAAAGAGCTGCAAGACTTAGGTGTGTTAGTAAACCTAGGTGCTCACGGTCAACGTGAGGGGTTAGCAGCACATTGGGAAATTTGGATGTTTGCGCAAGGTGGTATGACGCCACTTCAAGCAATTCGTGCAGCAACGTTAGACCCTGCTAAATACATTGGCCTTGATAAAAATATCGGTTCTCTAGAGCCTGGTAAACTTGCCGATTTAATTGTTATTGACGGTAACCCGCTAACTAACATTCGTGATACAGATAAAATCGATTACACCATGATCAATGGTCGTTTATTTGATGCTGCAACCATGAACGAAGTGGGTGAGAAAAAACGCGAAAAGTTATTTTTTGAAGAAATTTAACAAAGCGGAAATCTAAACTGAAAGCGGCCATAGTGCCGCTTTTTTTATAATTTATTTATTGCTTTAAATGAGGAAACTGTTTAATTCCTACTAGTTTTGCTTGGCAGATCATGCCCTCTACAAGCGTCATCAAATAGTGGCTCTGTGAGTCGAGCTGTGAGCTTTCCATGTTTTCACACGCTGATAAGCGCCGTTTTATTAACTGCTGTACCGCCATTTTATGCTCTTTGCAGGCTTGATTTATCGGGCTTGCAGGATCAGCAAACTCAGCGGCAGTGTTAATAAATAAACAGCCATTAAAATCACCTAATTCTGTTACTTCAGAATTAAACCAAGCTTCATGGCAGCTGATCAACGTTGCTTTAAACTCTTCAACAGTGGTTTGCTTGCTGGTGGCATGCGTTAACCAATTTAAAAACCTATTATGTCGCTCACTGAGGCACGCGAGTAATAATTCATCTTTACTTGCGAAATGGTGGTACATGGTTTTTTTGGCGACACCCGCCACACTAATGATTTCGTTTATTCCCACACTATGAATGCCTTTTTGATAAAAAAGTGACAAGGCGGTCAAAATAATATGTGTTCGTTTATCCATAACAAGGCCTCAATTGGTCATTAATGATAGCTTGACAGAAGTAGACCGACTTGTCTACTATCTGCTGGGTAGACAAGTCGGTCTACTTTTCGGAGGGTTTATGGATAATAAAGTAAGCAAAGCGGCCATTGCAGGTATATTTGCTTGTATGGCAATTTTTGTATTGGCCTATTTACAGCAATTAGGACATTACGGTGTGTGGTTGATGGCACCCTTTGGAGCAACAGCGGTGCTAGTGTTTGGTGTGCCACACAGTCCGCTTGCGAAAGCGAAGAATGTTATCGGTGGGCATCTTTTAACTGCCTTAATCGGTGTTGTATTTGTAAATTATGTCGGTGTAGGGGCTGTTGAAATTGCTATAGCAACAGGACTGGCAATTAGCCTAATGATGTTGACAGATACCGTACATCCAGCGGCAGGCGCAAACCCAATTTTGATAATGCAATCTATGCAAAGCTGGGATTTTTTAGTGATGCCCGTATTAATCGGAACCGTATTTATTGTGTTGTTTGGCTATTTAAGTCAATGGATATTAAGCAACCAATTGAATAGTCATAAAAAAACCGCTAACGAGTAGCGGTTTTTTAAAATGAATGAGTGTAATGAGATTACACAACACCACGCGGTAAACGACAATCGTGGTCTTTTTCAGCTAGGTTAACAATCCAAAGCTCTTCAGCTTTGTAACCATCATCGTTTGCTGTAACAACAGTAAACGGTGCTTTCTTAGCTGTTTTAGCCGGTGCAGCGGTTTTAGTTTTGGTTTTTTTCGCTGGTGCTTTTGGTGCTTCTTCTGCTTTAGGCTCAGCTGTTTTACCAGAAGTGAGCTCTTCAGTCAGCGCTGCAACATCAGCAAGGCGCAAGTTTTTGCCACCATCGATGCTATACCAACCAGGTTTTGTAGTGATTTCAGGTTTCTTACCATTCGCTGCTTCGTATGCTGCTTCGAAGGCATTTAACACTTCTGTTTTGTCTAGTTTGCTCATCAGAGACCCTATACGTTGTAAACACAGATTAAGAATATATATTTATACCTATTTTCAGCTTACTTTTCAATTTTTTGCGATTTTCCTTCCATTTTTCACTCATAAACGCCAAAAT
This region includes:
- a CDS encoding TetR/AcrR family transcriptional regulator, which translates into the protein MDKRTHIILTALSLFYQKGIHSVGINEIISVAGVAKKTMYHHFASKDELLLACLSERHNRFLNWLTHATSKQTTVEEFKATLISCHEAWFNSEVTELGDFNGCLFINTAAEFADPASPINQACKEHKMAVQQLIKRRLSACENMESSQLDSQSHYLMTLVEGMICQAKLVGIKQFPHLKQ
- a CDS encoding HPP family protein, which produces MDNKVSKAAIAGIFACMAIFVLAYLQQLGHYGVWLMAPFGATAVLVFGVPHSPLAKAKNVIGGHLLTALIGVVFVNYVGVGAVEIAIATGLAISLMMLTDTVHPAAGANPILIMQSMQSWDFLVMPVLIGTVFIVLFGYLSQWILSNQLNSHKKTANE